Proteins encoded together in one Gemmatimonadota bacterium DH-78 window:
- a CDS encoding ATP-binding protein, producing MFAALLAVAVVPAALALVGGVLALREVGSTTGTLGAWTEVAESGRTLVDAARAAAPGDTAVERAAIAHTEALSASVRQSRLYAVVTERAVQLLPWAAATAILFLILLSALVARRLSRTFSAPVSDLVGWTELIAAGDPLPPSDRDDTGVREYRALRRAFRTGAERLEVARRQQVESARLRAWTEMARRVAHEIKNPLTPMRMSASTLARSDDPSVRHAAEMLLEEVARLDAMARTFARFGRPPESPPADVDLEELSRGIVQGFDAGGVTVTLQASHEVPHIHGHYDVIGQALRNLLVNAVEAVTEGGGSRIEVRLDSTDDEVRIAVRDDGPGIPTEMLEQIWLPDITTRHRGSGLGLAMVRRAAEIHGGTARAWNRIEGGAEFELRLPRTLADEGA from the coding sequence GTGTTCGCGGCCCTCCTCGCGGTGGCCGTGGTCCCGGCGGCTCTCGCCCTCGTGGGCGGTGTGCTCGCGCTGCGGGAGGTGGGTTCCACCACCGGCACTCTGGGGGCGTGGACCGAGGTGGCCGAATCCGGCCGCACTCTCGTCGACGCGGCGCGTGCGGCGGCACCCGGCGACACCGCCGTCGAGCGGGCGGCGATCGCCCACACCGAAGCGCTGTCGGCGAGTGTGCGCCAGTCGCGGCTGTACGCGGTGGTGACGGAGCGAGCGGTGCAGCTGCTGCCCTGGGCCGCCGCGACCGCGATCCTCTTCCTGATCCTCCTGTCCGCACTGGTCGCGCGGCGCCTCTCCCGCACCTTCTCGGCACCCGTGTCGGATCTCGTGGGTTGGACCGAGCTGATCGCGGCGGGCGACCCCCTGCCGCCCTCCGATCGCGACGACACCGGCGTGCGCGAGTACCGGGCCCTGCGACGGGCCTTCCGCACCGGCGCCGAGCGGCTCGAGGTGGCGCGGCGCCAGCAGGTGGAGAGCGCGCGGTTGCGGGCCTGGACCGAGATGGCCCGACGGGTGGCGCACGAGATCAAGAACCCGCTCACACCCATGCGCATGAGCGCCTCCACCCTCGCCCGCAGCGACGACCCATCGGTGCGGCACGCGGCCGAGATGCTGCTCGAAGAGGTGGCGCGACTCGACGCCATGGCCCGCACCTTCGCCCGCTTCGGACGCCCCCCCGAGTCGCCGCCCGCCGATGTGGACCTCGAGGAGTTGAGTCGCGGGATCGTGCAGGGGTTCGACGCCGGGGGAGTGACGGTCACCCTGCAGGCGTCGCACGAGGTCCCACACATCCACGGGCACTACGACGTGATCGGCCAGGCGCTGCGCAACCTGCTGGTCAACGCGGTGGAGGCGGTCACCGAGGGGGGCGGCAGCCGGATCGAAGTGCGGCTCGACAGCACCGACGACGAGGTGCGGATCGCGGTGCGGGACGACGGCCCCGGCATTCCCACCGAGATGCTCGAGCAGATCTGGCTGCCCGACATCACCACCCGCCACCGCGGGTCGGGACTGGGGCTCGCCATGGTCCGCCGAGCCGCGGAGATCCACGGCGGAACCGCCCGGGCCTGGAACCGGATCGAGGGGGGCGCGGAGTTCGAGCTGAGACTGCCCCGAACTCTCGCCGACGAGGGAGCGTAG
- a CDS encoding aminotransferase class V-fold PLP-dependent enzyme produces MHPSDAAGLFQLPEGLHYLNCAYMAPLARPVEEAVIRGLRRKRVPSEIGASDFFETSDRARDRFARLVGADDPRRVALMPSVSYGVATAARNLPLAEGQRVVVLGEQFPGNVYAWRRRVAEVDAELVTVARPESAEGGAAWNASLLEAIDSTTAIVAVPTVHWTDGTPFDLVAVGRRCREVGAALVVDGTQSIGAVPFSVAEVRPDAVLTAAYKWLLGPYSVAFGWFGPRFDDGVPLEEGWIARAGSEDFGGLVDYVDDYQPGAVRYDVGERSNFALMPGAVAALELVLDLSPEAISAAIAGLSAPLFEAAAEAGFQVQAPAWRSPHMFGLRLPGGRSPAELRDRLAAASISVSTRGSSLRISPHVYNDEGDIEALVRVLSGAG; encoded by the coding sequence ATGCATCCGTCCGACGCGGCCGGGCTCTTTCAGCTCCCCGAGGGGCTGCACTACCTGAACTGCGCGTACATGGCGCCCCTCGCACGCCCGGTGGAGGAGGCGGTGATCCGGGGACTGCGGCGCAAGCGGGTGCCCTCCGAGATCGGCGCGAGCGATTTCTTCGAGACCTCCGACCGGGCCCGGGATCGCTTCGCGCGGCTGGTGGGCGCCGACGACCCGCGGCGCGTGGCGCTGATGCCGTCGGTGTCGTACGGCGTGGCCACCGCGGCGCGGAATCTACCCCTCGCCGAGGGGCAGCGCGTGGTCGTTCTGGGCGAACAGTTCCCCGGCAACGTGTACGCCTGGCGACGTCGGGTCGCGGAGGTGGACGCCGAACTCGTGACGGTGGCCCGCCCGGAGTCGGCCGAGGGGGGCGCGGCCTGGAACGCGTCGCTGCTCGAAGCCATCGACTCCACGACCGCCATCGTGGCCGTGCCGACGGTGCACTGGACCGACGGTACCCCCTTCGACCTGGTTGCAGTGGGTCGACGCTGCCGCGAGGTGGGGGCGGCGCTCGTGGTCGACGGCACGCAGTCGATCGGCGCGGTGCCCTTCTCGGTCGCGGAGGTGCGCCCCGACGCGGTGCTGACGGCCGCCTACAAGTGGCTGCTGGGGCCCTACTCGGTGGCCTTCGGCTGGTTCGGGCCCCGCTTCGACGACGGAGTCCCCCTGGAAGAGGGCTGGATCGCGCGCGCGGGAAGCGAGGACTTCGGCGGGCTCGTGGACTACGTGGACGACTACCAGCCGGGCGCGGTGCGGTACGATGTGGGCGAGCGCTCGAACTTCGCGCTCATGCCCGGTGCCGTGGCGGCCCTCGAACTGGTGCTGGACCTGAGTCCCGAGGCGATCTCGGCCGCGATCGCCGGGCTGTCGGCCCCGCTCTTCGAGGCGGCGGCCGAGGCGGGCTTCCAGGTGCAGGCGCCGGCCTGGCGCAGCCCTCACATGTTCGGACTGCGGCTGCCGGGCGGGCGGTCTCCCGCGGAGCTGCGCGACCGGCTGGCCGCGGCGTCCATCTCGGTGTCGACCCGGGGTAGTTCGCTCCGGATCAGCCCCCACGTCTACAACGACGAGGGCGACATCGAGGCGCTGGTACGGGTGCTGTCGGGCGC
- a CDS encoding alkaline phosphatase family protein produces MLSGLLGGRIPTLGDLSSDPAPVHTGGRITHLLPLDATLGVDGLPQSGTGQATLFTGRNGAALHGHHFGPWIPVSLRPVVEAENWLLRGVEGGLHAAFANAYPADWPGEGRGSRRVAGPPLAAKAAGLLTRDHTALGRREAVATEIVNAGWRRWLGEEAAPRIEPEEAGEVLAAITLEHELTLFAHYSTDTAGHRGGMEGGVLALERVDRFLGGLLGAVPVGTTVLVVSDHGNIEDVRGGHTRNPIFGLAVDPPGEVSGWTSLMDVAPGLLGWFGVG; encoded by the coding sequence GTGCTGAGCGGCTTGCTCGGCGGGCGGATCCCCACCCTCGGCGACCTGTCGAGCGACCCGGCGCCGGTTCACACCGGAGGGCGGATCACGCACCTCCTTCCGCTCGACGCCACCCTGGGCGTGGACGGCCTGCCCCAGAGCGGCACCGGCCAGGCCACCCTCTTCACCGGTCGCAACGGTGCCGCGCTGCACGGCCACCACTTCGGCCCCTGGATCCCCGTGTCGCTGCGCCCCGTGGTGGAGGCCGAGAACTGGCTTCTGCGAGGGGTGGAAGGGGGACTCCACGCCGCCTTCGCCAACGCCTATCCGGCGGACTGGCCGGGCGAGGGGCGCGGCAGCCGGCGGGTGGCCGGTCCCCCGTTGGCCGCGAAGGCCGCCGGGCTGCTCACCCGCGATCACACCGCGCTCGGCCGTCGCGAGGCAGTGGCCACCGAGATCGTCAACGCCGGCTGGCGCCGCTGGCTCGGCGAAGAGGCCGCGCCGCGCATCGAACCCGAGGAGGCCGGCGAAGTGCTGGCCGCGATCACCCTGGAGCACGAGCTCACCCTCTTCGCGCACTACTCGACCGACACGGCCGGGCACCGGGGCGGCATGGAGGGCGGGGTGCTGGCGCTCGAGCGGGTGGACCGGTTTCTGGGCGGGCTGCTCGGCGCGGTGCCGGTGGGCACGACGGTGCTGGTGGTGAGCGACCACGGCAACATCGAGGACGTGCGCGGCGGACACACGCGCAATCCGATCTTCGGGCTGGCCGTTGATCCGCCGGGCGAGGTGTCGGGGTGGACGAGCCTCATGGATGTGGCGCCCGGGCTGCTCGGGTGGTTCGGGGTGGGCTGA
- a CDS encoding ATPase, T2SS/T4P/T4SS family: MTPPTVAPVAGPPAAPRLLGRLLIAEGCASESEVEAALGEQAGTGLRLGELLVRRGAVDGEVVARLLARQLGLPYRAHPLRPEPAAAALVDGGFARARHVLPLRAAGRSVEVAMADPLDLDTVRDLAFRTGRRVEAAVVSAAALARGLDRAYGSEVERLVADMGAQPADDPDADALERAASATPVVRLLDRVLQGAAEAGASDVHLEPVGNQLRVRLRIDGVLRTTHELPPGVRDAVLSRLKILADMDIAVRRRPQDGGFKLAVGRSDRGLSLRVSTLPTGDSEKAVVRILDPHRVPPGLDALGFAERDRRRVEALIAAGRGVILATGPTGSGKSSTLQAALRAVDRERLNVVALEDPVEYRVPGVVHVQMARRAGLTFASALRSVLRQDPDVVMVGEIRDRETAETAMSAAVTGHLVLSTLHTTDAPGAVARLLQMGVPPYLVAAGLSGVIAQRLVRRLCERCAGEGCDRCHEGFAGRSGVFQVLVMDDRIRAAVADGAPSGVVPRLAREGGMGTLRDDARRAVAEGVTRESEVDRVLRDDPGAPPPCRGCGGTLPSEARHCPWCGIALARWCSCGASLQEGWQYCPACAGSTLSPPAAPRAAGGRSGRRSRARAPDPTPG; this comes from the coding sequence GTGACCCCGCCCACCGTTGCTCCCGTCGCCGGCCCCCCGGCCGCCCCCCGCCTGCTCGGCCGACTGCTGATCGCCGAGGGATGTGCGAGCGAGTCGGAGGTGGAGGCCGCGCTCGGCGAGCAGGCGGGTACGGGGCTCCGCCTCGGCGAGCTGCTGGTGCGGCGGGGGGCGGTGGACGGCGAGGTGGTCGCCCGTTTGCTCGCGCGGCAGCTCGGACTGCCGTATCGAGCCCACCCACTGCGGCCGGAGCCGGCGGCGGCCGCGCTGGTCGACGGCGGCTTCGCGCGGGCGCGACACGTGCTTCCCCTGCGCGCCGCCGGGCGGTCGGTGGAGGTGGCCATGGCCGACCCGCTCGACCTCGACACCGTGCGCGACCTGGCCTTCCGCACCGGGAGGCGGGTGGAGGCCGCGGTGGTGTCGGCCGCCGCGCTGGCCCGCGGCCTCGACCGCGCATACGGCAGCGAGGTGGAGCGGCTGGTGGCCGACATGGGCGCCCAGCCTGCCGACGACCCCGACGCCGACGCACTCGAGCGGGCTGCCTCGGCCACCCCGGTCGTGCGCCTGCTCGACCGGGTGCTGCAGGGGGCCGCCGAGGCCGGGGCGTCCGACGTGCACCTCGAGCCCGTCGGCAACCAGCTCCGCGTGCGTCTGCGGATCGACGGGGTGCTGCGCACCACGCACGAGCTGCCGCCGGGAGTGCGCGACGCCGTGCTCTCGCGACTGAAGATCCTGGCCGACATGGACATCGCGGTGCGCCGCCGCCCGCAGGACGGCGGCTTCAAGCTCGCGGTCGGCCGCTCGGATCGCGGTCTGTCGCTGCGGGTCTCGACCCTGCCCACCGGCGACTCCGAGAAGGCGGTGGTGCGGATTCTCGACCCGCACCGCGTGCCGCCGGGGCTCGACGCGCTCGGGTTCGCGGAGCGCGACCGCCGCCGGGTGGAGGCGCTGATCGCCGCGGGTCGGGGGGTGATCCTCGCCACCGGCCCCACGGGGAGCGGAAAGAGCAGCACCCTGCAGGCGGCGCTCCGGGCGGTCGATCGCGAGCGGCTGAACGTGGTGGCGCTCGAGGATCCCGTGGAGTACCGCGTGCCCGGGGTCGTGCACGTGCAGATGGCGCGGCGCGCGGGTCTGACCTTCGCCTCGGCGCTGAGGTCGGTGCTTCGGCAGGACCCCGATGTCGTGATGGTGGGCGAGATCCGCGACCGCGAGACCGCCGAGACCGCGATGTCGGCGGCGGTGACCGGGCATCTCGTGCTCTCCACCCTCCACACCACCGACGCCCCCGGCGCCGTGGCGCGGCTGCTTCAGATGGGCGTGCCGCCCTACCTGGTGGCCGCCGGGCTCTCGGGGGTGATCGCCCAGCGGCTGGTGCGTCGGCTCTGCGAGCGGTGTGCGGGCGAGGGCTGCGATCGCTGTCACGAGGGCTTCGCAGGCCGCAGCGGAGTGTTCCAGGTGCTCGTGATGGACGATCGCATTCGCGCGGCGGTGGCCGACGGTGCGCCCTCCGGCGTGGTGCCACGCCTCGCACGCGAGGGCGGCATGGGCACCCTGCGCGACGACGCCCGCCGCGCCGTGGCCGAGGGCGTCACCCGTGAGAGCGAGGTCGATCGGGTGCTTCGCGACGATCCGGGCGCCCCCCCGCCCTGCCGGGGGTGCGGCGGCACGCTGCCGTCCGAGGCACGCCACTGCCCCTGGTGCGGAATCGCGCTGGCCCGATGGTGCAGCTGCGGAGCGAGTCTGCAGGAGGGATGGCAGTACTGCCCGGCGTGCGCAGGCTCGACCCTCAGTCCCCCCGCTGCACCTCGCGCAGCAGGCGGTCGATCGGGTCGCCGCTCTCGGGCCAGAGCACCCGATCCGACACCCGGTTGA
- a CDS encoding YIP1 family protein, whose translation MSEHLEYAPEVTPPPPLPSFPVRVVQLLAAPTRLFDALRERPVWFVALLAGALMVAASIVVIPADVWSEMARAQMMEAGQEVPVDLSTMGNVYRIGGAVAGLVFWFVSAAVFSGILAGVFAFVLGDRISYRQMLSGYAHASLVAALGSLLVAPLRVIQRDPQLTLSLGTFLPGLEGYAGAFLGMLDLFGLWCYFLVALAVTRFDPRRTLGVAVGVTLGLFLAFVAVMAIFQA comes from the coding sequence ATGAGCGAACACCTCGAGTACGCCCCGGAGGTCACGCCGCCGCCGCCGCTCCCCTCGTTTCCCGTGCGCGTCGTGCAACTCCTCGCGGCGCCGACCCGGCTCTTCGACGCGCTGCGGGAGCGCCCGGTCTGGTTCGTGGCGCTCCTCGCGGGCGCGCTGATGGTGGCGGCGAGCATCGTGGTGATCCCGGCCGACGTGTGGAGCGAGATGGCGCGGGCGCAGATGATGGAGGCCGGGCAGGAGGTGCCGGTCGATCTCTCCACCATGGGCAACGTCTACCGGATCGGTGGGGCGGTGGCGGGGCTCGTCTTCTGGTTCGTGAGCGCCGCCGTCTTCTCCGGCATCCTCGCGGGAGTGTTCGCTTTCGTGCTCGGCGATCGCATCAGCTACAGGCAAATGCTGTCGGGGTACGCGCACGCCAGCCTGGTGGCGGCGCTCGGCAGTCTGCTGGTGGCGCCGCTCCGTGTGATCCAGCGCGACCCGCAGCTGACGCTCAGTCTGGGCACCTTCCTGCCCGGACTGGAGGGGTACGCCGGCGCCTTCCTGGGCATGCTCGACCTCTTCGGACTCTGGTGCTACTTCCTGGTCGCGCTCGCGGTCACGCGGTTCGATCCGCGCCGGACGCTGGGGGTGGCAGTGGGCGTCACCCTCGGGCTCTTCCTCGCCTTCGTGGCCGTGATGGCGATCTTCCAGGCGTGA